The sequence GCTTCGGGTTGTGCCCCGCGACGAGCGAGCCATCGTCGAGGGCGTCAACATCGTGAAGCGACACGTGAAGCCCAGCCGCAAGTCGCCCCAGGGCGGCATAGTGCCCAAAGAGGCGCCGATTCCGGTGGCGCGGTTGATGATCGTGTGCTCCAGGTGCGGGGAGGCCTCGCGGGTCGGACACCGGTACTTGGGAGACGGGACGAAGGTTAGGTACTGCAAGCGCTGCAAGGAGCAGATGGACAAGTAGGCGGCGGGCAGGAGCGAGGAGATAGATGGCAACTCGGCTGAAAGAACGATACCAGACGGATGTCGTGCCGAAGATGCTCGAGCGGTTTCAGTATCGCAACCGCATGGAGGTCCCACGGCTCGAGAAGGTCGTAATCAACGTGCGCGTGGGCGGCGCGGTGGCTGACCCCCGGCTGATCGACAAGGTTGTCGAGGACATTGTGGCGATCGCCGGCCAGCGCCCCGTGGTCACGAAGGCCCGCAGGTCCATCGCGGCGTTCAAGCTGCGCCAGGGCATGCCGATCGGCGTGAAGGTGACGCTGCGCGGCGACCGGATGTACTACTTCCTGGACAAGCTCCTGAACATTGCCCTGCCGCGGATCAAGGACTTCAAGGGCGTTTCCGAGCGTGCGTTCGACGGCCGCGGCAACCTGAACCTGGGTCTCAAGGAGCAGCTGATCTTTCCCGAGATCGAGTACGACAAGGTTGACAAGATTCGCGGGATGGATGTGACGGTGGTAACCACCGCGCGTTCGGACGAGCAGGCGCGAGAGCTGCTCCGTCATCTGGGCCTCCCTCTTCGGGAGGCCGCACAGACTGTACCGGGCGCATAGGTCCGGAGGGG comes from bacterium and encodes:
- the rplE gene encoding 50S ribosomal protein L5 gives rise to the protein MATRLKERYQTDVVPKMLERFQYRNRMEVPRLEKVVINVRVGGAVADPRLIDKVVEDIVAIAGQRPVVTKARRSIAAFKLRQGMPIGVKVTLRGDRMYYFLDKLLNIALPRIKDFKGVSERAFDGRGNLNLGLKEQLIFPEIEYDKVDKIRGMDVTVVTTARSDEQARELLRHLGLPLREAAQTVPGA
- the rplX gene encoding 50S ribosomal protein L24; translated protein: MVVATVHVRLHLRKGDMVEVTGGKFSGKRGKVLRVVPRDERAIVEGVNIVKRHVKPSRKSPQGGIVPKEAPIPVARLMIVCSRCGEASRVGHRYLGDGTKVRYCKRCKEQMDK